TTGTTTAGTACTTAATGGAAGCACAGTAAGATTTGTAGTAAAACAGAAACAGTAAAATACCCATCTAGATGTGGTCCGTTTTCCTGATAAATTTGTAGGGGGTGACATCAGTCGTTCTTAGATTCCCACTTAAGCTCATCCTTACTCGATGTTCGACATAATGCATACTCGCTTCCGCTTTGTTGGAGGCCATTGTCGTCTTCGTAAGCGTCAGCCTCGTCAACCATAATGAGCTCCTCATCACTTTCCTCACTATCATCGCCGTTGCTATCTTCTTTCTTAAAATAGAGGTTATCTGAATGGGAGTTGGATAGCATGTTGGAGTAGAGTGGGTGATGGGATTTCACATAGGATTGGCCGTCGTCGTTGGGATCCATGTAGTCATCATCGGCAGCATCGTGCTCCTGTAACTCAAACGGCCGATGGTTGAAGATGCTCTGGTTCATAAGCGAAGTTGATTCATTAGGAACCTGTGGCATAAAGTTAGTGGCGCTGACTTTCTCGGAGGTATGATCGCTAGCGCTAGGGTCCTGCGGCCAGTGACTATCATGTTCTTCTGGTCCCTCAAGATCATCCTCCTCATCAGACGAGAAATTGCCTGCTGTGTAATCTTTAGCGAGCTCGTGGGACATGTAATTCCTAAACTTACTATCATTCACAGTGTCTGATGCGCCGAGATCATCCATGTCGTCGTTATCAAGTTGATTTAGATGTATCCTGGTAGTATGACCGCTTTCGTCTTCATATTCGTAATAACGACTTCCGTCCATCTCGCTGTATTCAGCATAATTCTCATCATCATGTTCCAGATACGAGTTATGATAGATGTCGTTTCCGTTAGTGAACTGAGCGTGTTCTTCTTTATCAATCACCTTGCCGTATTCCCGtttatcatcttcaacaAAATCACCGAGGACAGTACTATACTTGCCTCTGGTTTCTGCTAATACGACTTCGGTGTATTCCCGCCATTTTGGCTCATTTAGGGTCTCCATAATAATGCTATTACTAAACGTAATTTTCATTTCTTCAACATAAGCAGCAAATTTAGCAACTTCTTCGGCTATCAACGTTAAATGACCCATGTAGCCCAACCTTAACCCAGTTTCTCTTTCGTAATCCTCGCACTTCTTTTCACCCTCCATTATAGCATCTGTAATACGTGACGTTGAAATTAAATCTGCTAGGAGGAATCTATTGTAACCAGACTTCAAAGGACCATTAAAAATTTGTTGAACGATATCAAAAACAACATTATGTAAAAAGTTGTTCCATGGGAAGTCGAAAAACATTTTAAGGATTGTGGAAATGATCCGATTGTCATGTAGAGCAATCTTTAGCCTGTCTCCGATAACCATTTGTTCACGTATAGCCTGTTCTGAGAGCTCAATATCGGATGATTCCTCAGAATTTACCTCTGTGCCCATTTGACAAAGAGGAGTGACTATACTTTGAGAGTCGGAAGATGGGCTTTCATCCGTGCTATTCGCACCGGAATTAGGAGCTATATGCAAATCTTTGATCCTACCAGATAATCCTTCGTCGTCCGATGGTGCCTGAGCTGCAGATTCTTGTCCTTCTTGATCCACAGAGCCATCTGTAGTGCCATACATATCCAAACTTAATTTATGCTCTCTCTCTACATCCCTTGCATGTACGATTTCTTCTCCCTTGGGCTCATTTAACAATCCCATATTAGAACAATGTAGCAATTCTGCTATCAACTCACAAATTTTAAACCTCTCAAAACCTAAAGGCTCAATAGAACCAAAAGGCGTTTCTAATTGAGGAAGCTTTGTTTCAACCAATATACGGTTAAACTTTGGGATATTGTCAGCAAAGCATTTGACCAGGTGACCGAGGTATATAGGATCTCTATCAGTTGGGGGGTGAGTCTTCAATGTGGTATACATCACCTGAATAAAATCATAATCAGAGTTGTTTTTTCTAATCAGTTCGATAACAATGCCCACACCATTGCTTAAAGAAGTTCCTCCCTCTAACATGATATCAATTAACTTAGCAACCATTGGTGGTGAAACCAATTCACGAGTAAGTTCATTAGGACCAATTGCTGATGCAATTTCATTATTTGAGTTGGCACTTATGGTAACTAGGGCCTTTAAGAAATCTCCGGCGGCTGATTGCACCGAGGAAGAGTACTTTGGTGACAAGTGATCCAGTAACTTCGGAATTAACTTCTGCTGCTTTAGTAACCCAATTATGTTGGTTGGGGTATCCGGCTTGTCCGTGGAGACAATTTTTAATAAGAAGTCCATCAACGGCGGATTATCTATGTGTGTCAGAAATCTATCAACTACGTTGTTCTGATTCAAAATAAAACGAATCATGGCTGCAATTACCATATCTAATAGCCTTTCGTTGATTTTCATGAAGTATGACGACGAAATTATTGAAAGTGGCGCACTATGATCAAGCATAGACCATAACTTAGATAATAGTTCTTGGTTTTCAATAATAGCCGACGATATAGGCCAAGCGTCAGCAGATAATATTTCGGCTGCCATCCTAGCCCTTCTGGATTCTGCCTGTTCGGCGGTTTCCTGCGGCAGCGTACAACGGTTATCATTATTAGCGTCCAAATCTTCCTGCTGATTTGAATCAATGCTATCCCCAGCATTTTCACCATTCTTGTGCTTTACTTTACCATCAGTAGGAATAGAAGTACTTTCAGATTCTTCTTGGGCATCTGCTACATGTGGAACATCGGAGACTTCTTGAGAAGTATCAGTCTCTTTCAAAAGCCGCTCATTTGTCACGTAGTCAATTAGCCTGTCTAAAACCTCCGGgtatttaaaaaaaatcataaGCTTGAAATTAGAACATAGAAGTTCTGTATACGATTCCTCGTCGTCCAAAAGGTCCTCTAAAACATCTAGGTTTGGTTTGTAATCTTTGTACTCTGATTCTGTCTCCGGGAGGTCCCCATTAAGGCCCACAGCCTCCTCATCCCCGCTTAAAACCTCATTTTGATGTTTTTCGCTACTGTCGGCCccttcttcctcttcatcctGCTCTTCTTTCCCTCTCCCAGTTTCATTATCCGCCTCGTTTTCACCCGTATCCTTCTTGCCCTTACTAGTCGTTTTCTCTACCCTAGCATTGCTATCTACCTTGATAAATGCACGGTTAAGAATGGCCGTTAACGGCGACTCTGTAGAGTAATCTTGGCTAAACTTCCAAAACGATGCCGACATTCAACCACGCAAATCTTTCCAATATGCTCTATCCCGTAAGACACCTGGATTACAATACAAAAAAATGACTGAATAAAAAGTATGCGACAGATTCGCCAATGCAAAACAATTAATAAAACAGCAGCTTAAACGCTAAACAGTTATCTTTATCACGTCTTCTTAATACAATTAGAGTCCTTCTAAATAAACAGAGTCCGCGCTATTGTCTTCGCAGCtccaaaaattttcacAGTGCTGTTTATCAGCTAATATGGCAACAAATTACcttcaaaaaaaaaaagcCCAATATCACAAACCTCCACGTCTGTGTAAACGCGCTAAGAAAAGCTAAACCTACTATTTATTGAACTTCTTGTTGTGTGTTGTTGGCAGTTGGTTTACATTTAACTCAAAATTTGTCAATTAAGATGAGAACCAAAATACGGAAATGGGCTAAAATCCTCGGGTTACCCGGCGTTTTTGAAAGTTAAAATTGACTTGATTGGTAAGCGATATCGGTAGGGTAACTTATATACTATTGGATCCATAACGATATATTGAGAACAGTACGGACGCTAGTCTTGGTATATCTGATTTAGGAATCTTTCTAGTAGTGAAATCATTCCATTATTTTCCACACAACAGACTTGGATGCGGCTTGTTATAATCTCCTTTGTGTGCTGGTCACATAGCTTTGCGAGAGCGCGCATGGTTAACCACTGACACCTATCATAAAAACGTAACGCATATGCACAGGTTCTAATCACCAGATCTATTATGATGTCTATGTCTTGTTCGCTGTAATGACCGTCGATGTATAGCTTCAATAGGGCTTCGGCGGTTATGATGTCGAATCGTGCGGAGAGACAAGTTTTTAGACAGGCGATGGCATCATCATAGTTACCGATACGAACTAGAGTCAAACCGATGAGCTGCCATTCTAGAGCGCTGTTTTTCATTTCCGATGAGTTGAGATCTATGTGCAGACAGGCTTCTAGGTCGTGATAGATGTGCATGACGAGTTTTTCGAGCCATGTGCCGCAGATGCGCTTTGATTTTAGTTCTGTGGGGATGACTTGGGAGTGCTCTGAGTACTCCTGTTTTGTGACGAAGGTTCGAAGCCGGAGTTCCAGGAACTCGTACCAGCCGATTTCTTGTATTATACGCATTAGGAGGGTGTAGACTTCGGCTTCTGAAGGAGATAGGCTGTTCGCTAATTTATTGCGTTCTAGGAATTCCATGTGGTTGATGGCATTTACTTCTGCCTCAGAAACAAAGTTTATAATGTTACAGCTACGGACGCCGTATATTGGGCCCAGGATTTTGCATGGGCCGTTCCAAATTTCCTGGAGATAGCCGCCGTGGTCTGTGGGCTTGGACATAACAGTTCTGCCGTATATGAGGGTGCGGAGTTCTAGACTGTTCATATCTGTGAAAGTGTCTGTGACGTAGGTCAATTCTCTTGGGAACAGGTTGCTAGTGGGCTCTGCCCCGAGTGGCTTTTTGTAGTAATTGCGCTCTATGACGTCAGCTAGTGCAGTTTCAACAAGCGTGGGAAACGCAAGATGAGGCATTGAGCTGATGGCACCTAGCACCTTGTCGTAATGAGCTAATTCTAGGTGGCAAACGGCCAAATTGTGCCAAGCTATGAAACTATTAGGTGCAATCGATACTGCACGATCTGCTATTGGTAGCGCTAGTTTAAAATCTGCTTTACGGATGAGGAATTTCACTTGCATGTTCAGGAAATCAACTAGATCCCGCAGCTGGGTTTGAGAGAGCTTCGTAATGTTAGGGAAAAACTTATTGATGCCATCATGAATCAACTTGACTGAAGTTACCTCGTGGGCATGGCTTTCCAACGCTATCTTGGACTGCACCAGTCTATACTGGACTTCATTTTCAGAATCCTCTGCCGCTAGCCTGTCTAATAACTTGATTGTGAAGTCATACATCACGTGCTGAGACATAGATAAAAAGTGAGATAGGGTGTCCACAACGTAGTTCTGTAAATAGGACGGTGAATCGTAGAGAGCCGGGTCATATCCAGCCTCAATTGCCCTCGGTATGAATTTGCATAGCCCAGTAATCACTTTTTGGCAGTACAGATGTCCCGCATCTCGGCCGATGGGATATTCTACCAAGCCTGGGACTTTCCTATTACGATCCCTATTGATTACTATGCTTCTAATACATCCGCTTACAAAAGTCTCATCCCATAGTCGTTCGCTTAGCTTGAGTTCCTCTTCGCCCTTGACATTAATTATATTAATTTGATAATTCTTCTCCGACTCAAATCTAATGCGTATATCAACCCTTGAAAATATGTTAAATGTACAGTACATAGAAACCCTCCGATGCTCCTTAGAACTTTCCCTATTTAACCTTAGGGTATTTAGGTATGCGATAGGCATTGCCTCACTTGAAACATCTATCCCTGTAATATAGTGGTGCTCTCCTATGTTGTGATGGTGAATACTATCATACTCTGTAACATGTACTAAATCAGGTACACCAAAATTATCTACAGTGGAGGCACACTCCCTTTGTAATATGTTAGTTCTAATAGCTAACGATTCTCCACATTTGTATTCAATTAGCCGTGGATACTGAATAGTTGGCTTAACCTTGGCTTGAGAATCTACATTATTCAACGGTTGTGGTTCCTTTTCTCTCGCTGTTGATTTAGCAGTTGAAGCATTCCCATTTTCCACAGTGGAACGCCTGGAAATAACATTCCAAAATAGTTCCATTTCCGTATTAGACGCTGGGCGATCCTTAGCATTAGCTGGATGTAATCCTAACATTCTCATTAGCGCTTTAATTTGCAACACTTTTGGTTATTGATAGTCGTTACATACGATTGAAGATAACACTGGATGTTAATTCCGCGTGATAGTGCTCAATCAAAACCAGGTGAATACTGGTGGCCTACTGTTACATATTTGGAGCCTCTCTACAATAACCTTCTTAGTATTAGCATGGTTTAAAGCGCTGCTTGAGTTTGAAAATCCATCGTGACTTGAATAATCCATAGGCGATTGATCCTGCTCCTCATGAGTCCTTTTGCCAGTTATAGGCTGAAACCCTATAATTGCACTTTCTTCAGGAACAGATGATAAAACCATAGGAGAAGAGGCCATCGCAAGTTCTTCATTAATAGCCGACCGAATAATGTTTTGTGGAAGGTATTGACTGGTGACCTCCAGTATCTCATCGAAGACGAGGCAGCGTGTTCTGCGGACCAGCTCCAGTGGTCCCTGGTTAGGATGTTTCAGGGTTTCTAGGACATTAAATGCTTGACCCTTCATAACGCTCCATTGTTTCTTCCACATCCTTTCTTGGAATTCAGCATCTCTACTAAAGAGCTCATAAAATTCCTCGTACGACTTCTCCCACCAGTCAGTGCTTAGCAGGATGGGAAGAAAATGTTCGCGGGTTTCTTTGGAGAAAGGCTTATTTATTATTGACAGGGGGAGGTACAGCCATCCGTAGGGATATGAGCGCCACTCATCCGGGTGTTTCCAAGGAAATGATAAACCGTTGTCAATCGCGGCAATCTGGATCTTCCAGCCATCTGAAGTTTCTGTCAGGTGAATCATCCAATTGTCAAGACCGCGATCCGTATTGCGCATAATATAATCCAGAATAATCAATTTCTCTAGTTGCTGTCGTAACTGCATTAAGGTGTCTGGTGTCCACCTGAATCTCGCGGCCTCGAGATCATCCACCTCATCTAGTTGACGTTGCGTCATATGCAGTGGATAGCGTTCGAAGAACTCATTTGCGCCTACATAGTCGTTCAGAAATAGCTGGAAAGATCCCAACTTGCGCTGTTTCCTGCTAGTCAATCCACAAAACCAGCGGTTTCGTGCATCATAGAAACTTGTGGAGTCAAGGACTACAGTGTCAGTTCGAGGTACTAGGCCTGTGTGAAGCCTGCGATCCAGCAGTGATGCAGCTGCCTCGCAGATGTATCCAAGGTTTGGAATCAGGCAAGTGCGTCCAAAAAAACAGGGGAAGAAAGTGCGGTGTAGCCACTTTGTCCATTTCGGCGACAGTGGCCCATATGGCTCCTCATCTTTCGGCTTGAAAACCCCCTCGATCTCGCCACTCGTGCCATACACAAAATACGAACCACTGGACCCAGTAGGAATCCGCTTCAATTCATTGCCCTCCTCCTTCATAGCCTCAATACAATTTGAAACTATATATTGAAACCTGTCTTCACTCTGGTCCTCATAGTCCATCTCTGACACCGCAGATGTCATCGCAGGCTGAAACACGGAATACTCAATTACACATTTTTTATTTCCTCTCACCCTCTTACCGGAGTGTAGCATTCCAAGACCATCATTCCACAACCTTGAAATAAACGACGATCTAGTCCTTAAATCACTTTTCAGAAACGCATGTTGTTGGTGGCGGGCATTTGCCAATATAACCATTATCCGCTCTTGCTCCTCTTCCTGATACCGAAGCCAGTCATAACTAGAATTCGATACTAAACCATACTGCGGAGTACGGTGCTTAAGCAGAGCTTGTTTCATGCTCTTTGGCAAACCAGCAACTAACTCTGTTGATGATGTTGTTCCCGGATGTAGTGGTTGTTTGGCTATTAGCAGAGAAACCTTATAAATCCCCTGCAGCCGCCGAGATCCCGGTGGTCACGTGAAATGATTAGTCACGTGTGCCTACCTCCACGTGATGTGGAGAGTCACGTGTCAGTTTTTCTGGCACTTAGTAAGCCTAACGCCCATCGCGGAAAATTTTATGTCCCCTTTCTATGAGTAGAAGCAATCAGTAATCACGTTACAACGAGAGGCCATTTTATAAATACTAGCTTGTGTTCTATGCTTAAGGTGACTTAAATACCAGAACTGTTGGCTCTATACCTTAAGAAGGAATTGGAATCCCTTTCGATTAAAAATTTTGTGTCTAGCGGGTAAGCTGCTATTGAGATGGGGTTGCTAAGCTCTGGTACACCTCTAACATGGATTGAGTCACGGAAATATAACGACTACGTGCGGGAAAACGGTTTAAAACAGTTACTATATGTCTTCAAATTTTGTTCACGGCGTACTGGTGATCCTTTATACTGGGGTGATGAGattgaatatttgctgTGCCAGTTAAACGATGGCACTAAAGAAGCTTGCTTAACTTTAAACCATGATAGCGTTATAGATGATTTGAATGGCAAGTATAATAAAGAATGTGAGGATTTGAATTTGAAATTCCATCCTGAGTATGGT
The Eremothecium sinecaudum strain ATCC 58844 chromosome II, complete sequence DNA segment above includes these coding regions:
- the SAP185 gene encoding Sap185p (Syntenic homolog of Ashbya gossypii AFR089W; Syntenic homolog of Saccharomyces cerevisiae YKR028W (SAP190) and YJL098W (SAP185)), whose product is MSASFWKFSQDYSTESPLTAILNRAFIKVDSNARVEKTTSKGKKDTGENEADNETGRGKEEQDEEEEGADSSEKHQNEVLSGDEEAVGLNGDLPETESEYKDYKPNLDVLEDLLDDEESYTELLCSNFKLMIFFKYPEVLDRLIDYVTNERLLKETDTSQEVSDVPHVADAQEESESTSIPTDGKVKHKNGENAGDSIDSNQQEDLDANNDNRCTLPQETAEQAESRRARMAAEILSADAWPISSAIIENQELLSKLWSMLDHSAPLSIISSSYFMKINERLLDMVIAAMIRFILNQNNVVDRFLTHIDNPPLMDFLLKIVSTDKPDTPTNIIGLLKQQKLIPKLLDHLSPKYSSSVQSAAGDFLKALVTISANSNNEIASAIGPNELTRELVSPPMVAKLIDIMLEGGTSLSNGVGIVIELIRKNNSDYDFIQVMYTTLKTHPPTDRDPIYLGHLVKCFADNIPKFNRILVETKLPQLETPFGSIEPLGFERFKICELIAELLHCSNMGLLNEPKGEEIVHARDVEREHKLSLDMYGTTDGSVDQEGQESAAQAPSDDEGLSGRIKDLHIAPNSGANSTDESPSSDSQSIVTPLCQMGTEVNSEESSDIELSEQAIREQMVIGDRLKIALHDNRIISTILKMFFDFPWNNFLHNVVFDIVQQIFNGPLKSGYNRFLLADLISTSRITDAIMEGEKKCEDYERETGLRLGYMGHLTLIAEEVAKFAAYVEEMKITFSNSIIMETLNEPKWREYTEVVLAETRGKYSTVLGDFVEDDKREYGKVIDKEEHAQFTNGNDIYHNSYLEHDDENYAEYSEMDGSRYYEYEDESGHTTRIHLNQLDNDDMDDLGASDTVNDSKFRNYMSHELAKDYTAGNFSSDEEDDLEGPEEHDSHWPQDPSASDHTSEKVSATNFMPQVPNESTSLMNQSIFNHRPFELQEHDAADDDYMDPNDDGQSYVKSHHPLYSNMLSNSHSDNLYFKKEDSNGDDSEESDEELIMVDEADAYEDDNGLQQSGSEYALCRTSSKDELKWESKND
- the CHS6 gene encoding Chs6p (Syntenic homolog of Ashbya gossypii AFR088W; Syntenic homolog of Saccharomyces cerevisiae YJL099W (CHS6) and YKR027W (BCH2)), whose product is MRMLGLHPANAKDRPASNTEMELFWNVISRRSTVENGNASTAKSTAREKEPQPLNNVDSQAKVKPTIQYPRLIEYKCGESLAIRTNILQRECASTVDNFGVPDLVHVTEYDSIHHHNIGEHHYITGIDVSSEAMPIAYLNTLRLNRESSKEHRRVSMYCTFNIFSRVDIRIRFESEKNYQINIINVKGEEELKLSERLWDETFVSGCIRSIVINRDRNRKVPGLVEYPIGRDAGHLYCQKVITGLCKFIPRAIEAGYDPALYDSPSYLQNYVVDTLSHFLSMSQHVMYDFTIKLLDRLAAEDSENEVQYRLVQSKIALESHAHEVTSVKLIHDGINKFFPNITKLSQTQLRDLVDFLNMQVKFLIRKADFKLALPIADRAVSIAPNSFIAWHNLAVCHLELAHYDKVLGAISSMPHLAFPTLVETALADVIERNYYKKPLGAEPTSNLFPRELTYVTDTFTDMNSLELRTLIYGRTVMSKPTDHGGYLQEIWNGPCKILGPIYGVRSCNIINFVSEAEVNAINHMEFLERNKLANSLSPSEAEVYTLLMRIIQEIGWYEFLELRLRTFVTKQEYSEHSQVIPTELKSKRICGTWLEKLVMHIYHDLEACLHIDLNSSEMKNSALEWQLIGLTLVRIGNYDDAIACLKTCLSARFDIITAEALLKLYIDGHYSEQDIDIIIDLVIRTCAYALRFYDRCQWLTMRALAKLCDQHTKEIITSRIQVCCVENNGMISLLERFLNQIYQD
- the LSB6 gene encoding 1-phosphatidylinositol 4-kinase LSB6 (Syntenic homolog of Ashbya gossypii AFR087W; Syntenic homolog of Saccharomyces cerevisiae YJL100W (LSB6)), translated to MKQALLKHRTPQYGLVSNSSYDWLRYQEEEQERIMVILANARHQQHAFLKSDLRTRSSFISRLWNDGLGMLHSGKRVRGNKKCVIEYSVFQPAMTSAVSEMDYEDQSEDRFQYIVSNCIEAMKEEGNELKRIPTGSSGSYFVYGTSGEIEGVFKPKDEEPYGPLSPKWTKWLHRTFFPCFFGRTCLIPNLGYICEAAASLLDRRLHTGLVPRTDTVVLDSTSFYDARNRWFCGLTSRKQRKLGSFQLFLNDYVGANEFFERYPLHMTQRQLDEVDDLEAARFRWTPDTLMQLRQQLEKLIILDYIMRNTDRGLDNWMIHLTETSDGWKIQIAAIDNGLSFPWKHPDEWRSYPYGWLYLPLSIINKPFSKETREHFLPILLSTDWWEKSYEEFYELFSRDAEFQERMWKKQWSVMKGQAFNVLETLKHPNQGPLELVRRTRCLVFDEILEVTSQYLPQNIIRSAINEELAMASSPMVLSSVPEESAIIGFQPITGKRTHEEQDQSPMDYSSHDGFSNSSSALNHANTKKVIVERLQICNSRPPVFTWF